In the genome of Sphingomonas naphthae, one region contains:
- a CDS encoding UdgX family uracil-DNA binding protein (This protein belongs to the uracil DNA glycosylase superfamily, members of which act in excision repair of DNA. However, it belongs more specifically to UdgX branch, whose founding member was found to bind uracil in DNA (where it does not belong), without cleaving it, appears to promote DNA repair by a pathway involving RecA, rather than base excision.) translates to MTRVATLAATDDFDGWRTAARALALARVPAGDVIWQVGEQPTDLFGDEAEPDAAPGAGFSVPRPFVDLARTAIAHADPERFALLYTALLRIRANPALLDDRADPLVGRLESMAKQVRRDIHKMRAFLRFREIGEGEATRFVAWWEPEHHIVRLNADFFVRRFATMRWSILTPELSVHWDGETLDFSPGATRADAPDGDPLEETWATYYSNIFNPARVKIGAMLKEMPRKYWKNMPETALVPGLIAGAQAREAEMAEKSRAKQAVGGNSLIAWEALREEAAHCTRCPLHAHATQTVFGEGPIDAALMFVGEQPGDQEDLAGKPFVGPAGQLFDRALAEAGVDRARTYVSNAVKHFKYEQRGKRRIHSKPNGAEIEACRWWIDRERDLIRPPVTVALGATAARSLMGKVVTISGTRGRAHMLADGGEAWVTVHPSYLLRLPDEAAAAAEYARFVEELRQVGERAGVMLSGSSPGKTI, encoded by the coding sequence ATGACCCGCGTCGCCACCCTCGCCGCAACTGACGATTTCGATGGCTGGCGCACCGCCGCCCGCGCGCTGGCGCTGGCCCGCGTGCCCGCCGGCGACGTGATCTGGCAGGTGGGGGAACAGCCGACCGACCTGTTCGGCGACGAGGCCGAGCCCGATGCCGCGCCGGGCGCCGGCTTTTCCGTGCCCCGCCCGTTCGTCGATCTCGCGCGCACCGCGATCGCCCATGCCGATCCCGAGCGGTTCGCCTTGCTCTATACTGCGCTGCTCCGCATCCGCGCCAACCCCGCGCTGCTGGACGATCGCGCCGATCCGCTGGTCGGGCGGCTGGAATCCATGGCAAAGCAGGTGCGGCGCGACATCCACAAGATGCGCGCCTTCTTGCGCTTCCGCGAGATCGGCGAGGGCGAGGCCACCCGCTTCGTGGCGTGGTGGGAGCCGGAGCATCATATCGTGCGGCTCAACGCCGATTTCTTCGTGCGCCGCTTCGCCACGATGCGCTGGTCGATCCTCACCCCCGAACTGTCGGTGCATTGGGACGGCGAGACGCTCGATTTCAGCCCCGGCGCCACCCGCGCCGACGCGCCCGACGGCGATCCGCTCGAGGAGACCTGGGCGACCTATTACAGCAACATCTTCAACCCGGCGCGCGTGAAGATCGGGGCGATGCTGAAGGAGATGCCGCGCAAATATTGGAAGAACATGCCCGAAACCGCGCTGGTGCCGGGCCTGATCGCGGGCGCGCAGGCGCGAGAGGCGGAGATGGCGGAGAAATCGCGGGCCAAGCAGGCGGTGGGCGGCAACAGCCTGATCGCGTGGGAGGCACTGCGCGAGGAGGCGGCGCATTGCACCCGCTGCCCGCTCCACGCGCACGCGACGCAGACGGTGTTCGGCGAAGGGCCGATCGATGCCGCTTTGATGTTCGTGGGCGAGCAGCCGGGGGATCAGGAGGATCTGGCGGGCAAGCCCTTCGTCGGCCCGGCGGGGCAATTGTTCGATCGAGCGCTGGCCGAGGCGGGGGTCGATCGCGCGCGGACCTATGTGTCCAACGCGGTGAAGCATTTCAAATATGAGCAGCGCGGCAAGCGGCGCATCCACAGCAAACCCAACGGCGCCGAGATCGAGGCCTGCCGCTGGTGGATCGATCGCGAGCGCGACCTGATCCGCCCGCCGGTGACGGTGGCGCTGGGGGCCACGGCGGCGCGATCGCTGATGGGCAAGGTGGTGACGATATCGGGGACGCGGGGACGGGCCCATATGCTGGCGGACGGCGGCGAAGCGTGGGTAACGGTGCATCCCAGCTATCTGCTGCGTCTGCCCGACGAGGCAGCGGCGGCGGCGGAATATGCGCGCTTCGTGGAAGAGCTGCGGCAGGTGGGCGAGCGCGCCGGGGTGATGTTGTCAGGCTCCTCCCCGGGCAAGACCATCTAA
- a CDS encoding arylesterase — MAQRPLIWAFGDSLTAGYGLPPRQGFTAQLQAALRRDGIAKAEVRNGGVSGDTARQGRARLAWGLRGLGAKPDLVIVELGANDMLRGLPPRQTEDNLDLILAELQRRQIPVLIAGMRAAPNLGQDYRRRFDAIFPRLAKAYRAPLYPFFLDGVAGNRALIQSDGLHPNARGVSIIVRRILPGVRQALR, encoded by the coding sequence ATGGCCCAGCGCCCGCTGATATGGGCGTTCGGTGACAGTCTGACGGCGGGCTACGGCCTGCCGCCGCGCCAGGGCTTCACCGCGCAGCTTCAGGCGGCGCTGCGACGGGACGGAATCGCCAAGGCCGAGGTGCGCAACGGCGGCGTCTCCGGCGATACCGCGCGGCAGGGGCGGGCGCGGCTGGCGTGGGGGCTGCGCGGGCTCGGCGCCAAACCCGATCTCGTCATCGTCGAACTCGGCGCCAACGACATGCTGCGCGGCCTGCCGCCCAGGCAGACCGAGGACAATCTCGACCTGATCCTCGCCGAACTGCAACGCCGCCAAATCCCCGTCCTGATCGCCGGCATGCGCGCCGCCCCCAATCTGGGGCAGGACTATCGCCGCCGCTTCGACGCGATCTTCCCACGCCTCGCCAAAGCCTACCGCGCCCCGCTCTACCCCTTCTTCCTCGATGGCGTGGCGGGCAACCGCGCGCTGATCCAGTCCGATGGGCTGCATCCCAATGCGAGGGGCGTGAGCATCATCGTCCGCCGCATCCTGCCGGGGGTGCGGCAAGCGCTGCGTTAG
- a CDS encoding ABC transporter ATP-binding protein has protein sequence MPDSSVIAARNVTLALGRAPARVEILRGIDLSVAAGESVALLGPSGSGKSSLMAVLSGLERPTGGSVHVTGLDFATLDEDALAVARRGRIGIVLQAFHLLPTMTALENVAVPLELAGERDAFARAEAELRSVGLGHRLDHYPAQLSGGEQQRVAVARALAPRPTLLFADEPTGNLDTTTGATIMDLLFARHRDTGTTLFVITHDPGLAERCGRVIALADGRIVSDRRNA, from the coding sequence CTGCCCGATAGCAGCGTGATCGCGGCGCGCAACGTCACGCTCGCGCTCGGCCGGGCGCCGGCGCGGGTGGAGATATTGCGCGGCATCGATCTCTCCGTGGCGGCGGGCGAGAGCGTGGCGCTGCTGGGGCCGTCGGGATCGGGCAAATCCTCGCTGATGGCGGTGCTGTCCGGGCTGGAGCGGCCGACCGGCGGCAGCGTGCATGTCACCGGGCTCGATTTCGCGACGCTGGACGAGGATGCGCTGGCGGTGGCGCGGCGCGGGCGCATCGGCATAGTGTTGCAGGCCTTTCACCTGCTGCCGACCATGACCGCGCTGGAGAATGTCGCCGTGCCGCTGGAGCTGGCGGGCGAGCGCGATGCCTTCGCCCGCGCCGAGGCCGAATTGCGCTCGGTCGGCCTCGGCCACCGGCTCGATCATTATCCCGCGCAGCTTTCGGGCGGCGAACAACAGCGCGTGGCCGTCGCCCGCGCGCTGGCGCCGCGCCCGACGCTGCTGTTCGCCGACGAGCCGACCGGCAATCTCGATACCACTACCGGCGCCACGATCATGGACCTGCTGTTCGCCCGCCATCGCGACACCGGCACCACCCTGTTCGTCATCACCCACGATCCCGGCCTCGCCGAGCGGTGCGGGCGGGTGATCGCGCTGGCCGACGGGCGGATCGTATCGGATCGGCGCAACGCTTGA